One genomic region from Streptomyces sp. NBC_01304 encodes:
- the narH gene encoding nitrate reductase subunit beta: MRIKAQIAMVMNLDKCIGCHTCSVTCKQTWTNRTGMEYVWFNNVETRPGQGYPRRYEDQDHWKGGWTLNKRGGLKLRNGGRIKSLLGIFSNPKLPEIKDYYEPWTYDYKNLTDAPLGDDYPVAEPRSLISGKPMKVEWSSNWDDNLGGAYEHGDLDPMVAKTREKAAEKVKFQFEQTFMFYLPRICEHCLNPSCVASCPSGAIYKREEDGIVLVDQDGCRGWRKCVTGCPYKKIYFNHSTGKAEKCTMCYPRIEVGLPTVCSETCVGRLRYLGVILYDADKVTAAAETEDDKGLYEAQLGVFLDPEDPEVRREAEKAGIQYDWIEAARRSPVHALISKYKVALPLHPEYRTMPMVWYIPPLSPVVDALTETGFDGEDADNLFGAIDTLRIPLEYLAELFTAGDTGPVRSSLNKLAAMRSHMRAINLGDRPAHSIADSVGMSGPEIEEMYRLLAIAKYEDRYVIPTAAMGDAKRLEESAVPDSCSLDHADGPGMGGDGPLGGDSGRKNLPLVTIENFHAARKRQTADAEPDDVREQQ, encoded by the coding sequence ATGCGCATCAAGGCTCAAATCGCGATGGTGATGAACCTCGACAAGTGCATCGGGTGCCACACCTGCTCGGTCACCTGCAAGCAGACGTGGACCAACCGGACGGGCATGGAGTACGTCTGGTTCAACAACGTCGAGACCCGCCCCGGCCAGGGCTATCCGCGCCGCTACGAGGACCAGGACCACTGGAAGGGCGGCTGGACCCTCAACAAGCGCGGCGGCCTGAAACTGAGGAACGGCGGCCGCATCAAGTCCCTGCTCGGCATCTTCTCCAACCCGAAGCTGCCGGAGATCAAGGACTACTACGAGCCCTGGACGTACGACTACAAGAACCTCACGGACGCCCCGCTCGGCGACGACTACCCGGTGGCCGAGCCGCGCTCGCTGATCAGCGGCAAGCCGATGAAGGTCGAGTGGTCCTCCAACTGGGACGACAACCTGGGCGGCGCCTACGAGCACGGCGACCTGGACCCGATGGTCGCCAAGACCCGCGAAAAGGCCGCGGAGAAGGTCAAGTTCCAGTTCGAGCAGACCTTCATGTTCTACCTGCCCCGGATCTGCGAGCACTGCCTCAACCCGTCCTGCGTGGCCTCCTGTCCGTCCGGCGCCATCTACAAGCGGGAAGAGGACGGCATCGTCCTCGTCGACCAGGACGGCTGCCGCGGCTGGCGCAAGTGCGTCACCGGGTGCCCGTACAAGAAGATCTACTTCAACCACAGCACGGGCAAGGCCGAGAAGTGCACGATGTGCTACCCGCGCATCGAGGTGGGCCTGCCGACGGTCTGCTCCGAGACCTGCGTGGGCCGCCTGCGCTACCTCGGGGTGATCCTGTACGACGCGGACAAGGTGACCGCGGCCGCCGAGACCGAGGACGACAAGGGGCTGTACGAGGCCCAGTTGGGCGTCTTCCTCGACCCGGAGGACCCCGAGGTGCGGCGCGAGGCGGAGAAGGCGGGCATCCAGTACGACTGGATCGAGGCGGCCCGCCGCTCCCCCGTGCACGCCCTGATCAGCAAGTACAAGGTGGCGCTCCCGCTGCACCCGGAGTACCGGACGATGCCGATGGTCTGGTACATCCCGCCGCTCTCCCCCGTCGTGGACGCCTTGACGGAGACCGGCTTCGACGGCGAGGACGCGGACAACCTCTTCGGCGCGATCGACACCCTGCGCATCCCCCTCGAATACCTCGCGGAGCTCTTCACCGCGGGCGACACCGGCCCGGTCCGGTCCTCCCTCAACAAGCTCGCCGCGATGCGTTCCCACATGCGGGCCATCAACCTCGGCGACCGCCCGGCGCACTCGATCGCCGACTCGGTGGGCATGAGCGGCCCCGAGATCGAGGAGATGTACCGCCTACTCGCCATCGCCAAGTACGAGGACCGGTACGTCATCCCGACCGCCGCGATGGGCGACGCCAAGCGCCTGGAGGAGTCCGCGGTCCCCGACTCCTGCTCCCTGGACCACGCGGACGGGCCCGGCATGGGCGGCGACGGTCCGCTGGGCGGGGACTCGGGCCGCAAGAACCTGCCCCTGGTGACGATCGAGAACTTCCACGCGGCCCGCAAACGCCAGACGGCCGACGCCGAGCCCGACGACGTGAGGGAGCAGCAGTGA
- the narJ gene encoding nitrate reductase molybdenum cofactor assembly chaperone, with amino-acid sequence MKTSKISGNAVLYQAAALCLAYPDDEFRSRLPLVREAVPELRTFVSYAESIPLPELAADYVRVFDFKNRHSLYLSWWRDGDTRRRGMTLVGFKQTYREHGLEFTGEELPDFLPAVLEFSAQAGTLLLEEHRAGLELLRLALTDHGTPYASVLQAVCGTLPGPSPKDKAEAQALARSGPPMEDVGLEPFGSPRLLPLIDAEPALTGEPS; translated from the coding sequence GTGAAGACCTCGAAGATCTCCGGGAACGCGGTTCTGTACCAGGCGGCGGCGCTCTGCCTGGCCTACCCCGACGACGAGTTCCGCTCGCGGCTCCCGCTCGTCCGGGAGGCCGTCCCGGAGCTGCGTACGTTCGTCTCGTACGCGGAATCCATCCCCCTGCCCGAGCTGGCGGCCGACTACGTCCGGGTCTTCGACTTCAAGAACCGGCACAGTCTGTACCTGAGTTGGTGGCGGGACGGCGACACCCGGCGGCGCGGGATGACGCTGGTCGGCTTCAAGCAGACCTACCGGGAGCACGGCCTGGAATTCACGGGCGAGGAACTGCCGGACTTCCTCCCGGCGGTGCTCGAATTCTCCGCCCAGGCCGGGACTTTGCTCCTGGAGGAGCACCGGGCCGGGCTCGAACTCCTCCGCCTCGCCCTGACCGACCACGGCACGCCGTACGCCTCCGTCCTGCAAGCGGTCTGCGGCACGCTCCCGGGCCCCTCCCCGAAGGACAAGGCGGAGGCTCAGGCGCTGGCGCGCAGCGGGCCGCCGATGGAGGACGTCGGGCTCGAACCGTTCGGCTCGCCGCGACTGCTGCCGCTCATCGACGCGGAGCCCGCACTCACCGGAGAACCTTCATGA
- the narI gene encoding respiratory nitrate reductase subunit gamma, whose translation MNTLLWGALPYIAAALLVAGLIWRYRYDKFGWTTRSSQVYESKLLNIASPMFHYGILFVLVGHLMGLFVPESWTDKVGMSEHTYHQLSLFGGTAAGALTVLGILMLLWRRRTNTPVFKATTVNDKLMYLVLLAAIVMGMWAKLTNSGLDEGYDYRQTIGPWARSIFELQPKVDLMVGVPLTFQIHAVIGLLLFALLPFTRLVHMFSAPVQYLFRPYVVYRSRDSKQLGARPERRGWERSEP comes from the coding sequence ATGAATACGCTGCTGTGGGGCGCCCTTCCGTACATCGCCGCGGCCCTGCTCGTGGCGGGGCTCATCTGGCGCTACCGCTACGACAAGTTCGGCTGGACGACCCGCTCGTCCCAGGTCTACGAGTCGAAGCTCCTCAACATCGCCTCGCCGATGTTCCACTACGGCATCCTCTTCGTGCTCGTCGGTCATCTGATGGGCCTGTTCGTGCCGGAGTCGTGGACGGACAAGGTCGGCATGTCGGAGCACACCTACCACCAGCTGTCGCTGTTCGGCGGGACGGCGGCGGGCGCACTGACCGTGCTCGGCATCCTGATGCTCCTGTGGCGCCGACGCACCAACACCCCGGTGTTCAAGGCGACCACGGTCAACGACAAGCTCATGTATCTGGTGCTGCTCGCGGCGATCGTGATGGGCATGTGGGCCAAGCTCACCAACTCCGGCCTGGACGAGGGCTACGACTACCGGCAGACCATCGGGCCGTGGGCCCGTTCCATTTTCGAACTCCAGCCGAAAGTGGACCTGATGGTGGGGGTGCCGCTGACCTTCCAGATCCATGCGGTGATCGGGCTTCTCCTGTTCGCCCTGCTGCCGTTCACCCGCCTCGTGCACATGTTCTCGGCGCCGGTGCAGTATCTGTTCCGGCCGTACGTGGTGTACCGGAGCCGGGACTCCAAGCAGCTGGGGGCGCGACCGGAGCGCCGGGGCTGGGAGCGGTCGGAGCCGTAG
- a CDS encoding FAD/NAD(P)-binding protein has protein sequence MHIALVGAGAAAVGLLDRLAQTAEGPGAITVFEPSPYLWRGRPYGPDLDTVLVNAPPAIMSIRHLDFAHYAAWLGSRGPAHLDERLGQPLVPRALFGEYLAHTAETALAALRADGWQVRVVTARVTGAARSGAGWSLSTEDGRGYEADHVALCVGGGAPQDHYGLAGVAGFVADPYPLADTLDRVPPGSGVAVIGSGLTAVDIVVSLAARGHTGPIMLLSRSGVLPHVWQRPVDHRPQHVTAERVAALHRQHGGVTLADLTGLLRTELAEAGEDFEAFAAELHAAETEDPVRRLRAQLAAVDDPRIGRRVLQETAHSVGPYAWRLLPEPDRVLLRRHFRTATSVASPMVPVNAATVLRLFDSGQLAAVAGVRKIEAADGVFRVYGDDGERTFDAVINAVNPPPRAIPPAAGPLVTALLADGSAALHPAGGVVPADPRLHVVGDLAGGGSFITSSIAGIAAQAAQVAQTILGR, from the coding sequence TGGACACGGTGCTGGTCAACGCACCCCCGGCCATCATGTCGATCCGGCACCTGGACTTCGCGCACTATGCGGCCTGGCTGGGCTCGCGCGGCCCCGCTCACCTCGACGAACGGCTGGGCCAACCGCTGGTTCCCCGCGCGCTGTTCGGCGAGTACCTGGCACACACCGCCGAGACGGCGCTGGCCGCGCTGCGCGCAGACGGTTGGCAGGTGCGCGTCGTCACGGCCCGCGTCACCGGGGCGGCCCGGTCCGGGGCCGGCTGGTCGCTGAGCACCGAGGACGGACGCGGCTACGAGGCGGACCACGTGGCCCTGTGCGTGGGCGGGGGAGCGCCGCAGGACCACTACGGTCTCGCCGGCGTCGCCGGATTCGTGGCGGATCCCTACCCGCTGGCCGACACCCTCGACCGGGTCCCGCCCGGCAGTGGCGTCGCGGTCATCGGGAGCGGCCTGACCGCGGTCGACATCGTCGTGTCGCTGGCCGCGCGCGGGCACACCGGGCCGATCATGCTGCTGTCCCGCAGCGGAGTGCTGCCCCACGTCTGGCAGCGCCCGGTCGACCACCGTCCGCAGCACGTGACCGCCGAGCGGGTGGCAGCGCTGCACCGGCAGCACGGCGGAGTCACCCTCGCGGACCTCACCGGGCTGCTGCGCACCGAACTGGCCGAGGCGGGCGAGGACTTCGAAGCCTTCGCGGCCGAACTCCACGCGGCCGAGACCGAGGATCCCGTCCGGCGCCTGCGGGCGCAGCTGGCCGCTGTCGATGACCCGAGGATCGGCCGCCGGGTCCTCCAGGAGACGGCGCACAGCGTGGGCCCGTACGCGTGGCGGCTGCTGCCCGAACCCGACCGCGTGCTACTGCGCCGCCACTTCCGCACGGCGACGAGCGTGGCCTCACCGATGGTCCCGGTGAACGCTGCCACCGTGCTGCGGCTGTTCGACTCCGGGCAACTCGCCGCCGTCGCGGGTGTCCGCAAGATCGAGGCGGCGGACGGGGTGTTCCGGGTGTACGGCGACGACGGCGAGCGCACCTTCGACGCAGTGATCAACGCGGTGAACCCGCCGCCACGGGCGATCCCACCGGCGGCCGGCCCCCTGGTCACGGCCCTGCTGGCCGATGGCTCGGCCGCGCTGCACCCGGCCGGCGGCGTGGTTCCGGCCGACCCGCGCCTGCACGTCGTGGGCGACCTCGCCGGGGGCGGTTCGTTCATCACGTCGAGCATCGCGGGCATAGCGGCTCAAGCGGCACAGGTCGCGCAGACGATCCTCGGCCGATGA